The DNA region GGTGGCGAAGCCGGTGACCAGCGAGGACCCGGCCATTATCGGGAGGTAGGACAGGAACAGGGAAGGGGAGCTCACCGCCCAGGCCACCACCGCCAGCTGACCCAGGTTGAACCCCATGGCCATGGCCTGTCCCAGGGCCCACAGGGAGAGCCGCTCTGGCCACAGGCGACCCAGCAGGAGGAGCACCACCATGGAGCACCCAACCCCCGCCAGGGAGCACCCGAAGGACAGACCCAGGCCGGAGAAGGTGAGCCCCACGGTTATCACCCGGAGGGTGGAGACCATGACCGCGTCCTTGAAGTCGAAGAGGCCGAAGGCGGCGAGCCCCAGGGCGTTGGCCAGCCCCAGCTTCACCCCCGGAAGGGGGTGGGGGAACATCCCCTCCAGCTGGTTCACGCATATGGCCAGGGCGGTCAGGAGCCCGTTAACCGCCAGCCGCCTACTGGGATAGCCCGTCCAGTTCATCCCCGTCACCCTCGATCCTGACCACCAGCCGATGGGGTAGGCACACCGCCTGGTCCCCCGGGGAGGTGAGCCACCCCCTCTTGACGCACTCCCTGTCCGGGCAGTTCGCGTCGGAGACCCGAACCTTGAGCCCCTGGACCTCCACCAGGTTGAACCCCCCGTCTCGGGACTGGACCCTGATGGTGAGATGGGTGGATGGGTCAAGGCGGATGGTGCGGTTCAAAGTGGGGGAGGATATCCGCACCACCAGGGGGCCCGAAACGGACGGGCTCACCCCCATGACCAGGGGAGAGAGTCCCAGGGCCGCTATGGTGAGCACCACCGCCGCGTCCAGGACCTTCAACGAAGCACCTCCACCCGGAAGGACCGGTCCCTTAGGCTGAAGCGGGGGGCCAGCTGCGGGGTGATCAGGACCCTGCGGTCCTCGGTGACGAAGATGGCCTGGCAGCGGTGCCTCGACAGGATCTCCATCCCCCTCTCTGGGCCCGCCACGAAAAGGGCGGTGCTGAGCCCGTCCGCCAGGGCGGAGGAGCTACACGCCACCGATACAGCCATGAGCCCACTCCGGGCGGGCTCTCCGGTGGAGGGGTCCAGGATGTGGTGGTACCTGACCCCGTCCCTCTCGAAGTACCTCTCGTAGACCCCGGAGGTGACCACTGCGGCCCTCCGTTCCGGCAGCTCCAGCACCCCAAGCACCTCACCCCTGGGACGATCCGGGTGCTGAATCCCTATGCGCCAGACAGCCTTGGGTGGGGGACCAAATACCACCACGTTGCCCCCCAGATCCATCACCGCCCGGCGGATACCCATGGAGGCTAGTAGCTCCACTAGCCGGTCCCCGGCGAATCCCTTGGCTATCCCCCCCAGGTCCAGGCGGCCCGCCGATAGGGAGAACCGGTGATCCCCCAGGTATCGAAGGGTCCGGTAGTCCACCGTCTCCAGGGCCCTTAGGATCTCCTCCCGGGAGGGGACCCTGGCCTCCTCGGTGCCTATCCCCCATAGGCGGCTCAGGGCACCTATGGTGGGGTCGAAGGCCCCGTGGGTCCCCTGGGCCACCTGGATGGAGAGCCGGAGCACCTGCTCCGTCTCCGGGGAGGCCTTAAGGGCCCCGGTGGAGGACAGGATGGACACCTCTGAGGTGGGCACGTGGGCCGACAGGAGCCCCTCCAGGCGCCGTATCTCCTCCTCCATCCGGTCAAGCACCTTGGGGTCATCGGATTGGACCTTGAGGCGCATGAGGGTGTCCATGGCGAAAACCTCCCTCTCTTCCCAGGGGAGGTCTCTTCGAGCTCCTGAAATGGCCAACCCCGCCAGGGCCAACAGGGCCAGAACGGCGGTTAGAAGGTAGGATCTCCTCATGACGGGGGAGATCCTACCACGAAATGGCCCATGTATCCAGGCTAGAGGTGTTTGAGCAAGACTCGGGCCGCCACCTGGACCGGGTCCCACACGGGGGAGAATGGTGGAGCGTAGCTCAGGTCCATGGCCACCAGGTCCTCGGCGGTGAGCCCACCCCTTATGGCGGTGGCGATCACGTCGATCCGCTTGGCGGCCCCCTCGATCCCCACTATCTGGCCCCCTACTATGGCCCCGGAACCCCTGAGGGCCAGGAGCTTCACCGTGATGTCCCCAGATCCCG from Thermanaerovibrio acidaminovorans DSM 6589 includes:
- a CDS encoding Gx transporter family protein, which translates into the protein MNWTGYPSRRLAVNGLLTALAICVNQLEGMFPHPLPGVKLGLANALGLAAFGLFDFKDAVMVSTLRVITVGLTFSGLGLSFGCSLAGVGCSMVVLLLLGRLWPERLSLWALGQAMAMGFNLGQLAVVAWAVSSPSLFLSYLPIMAGSSLVTGFATGTMAGWLMRKAGASKSPGRGPI
- a CDS encoding NusG domain II-containing protein; translated protein: MKVLDAAVVLTIAALGLSPLVMGVSPSVSGPLVVRISSPTLNRTIRLDPSTHLTIRVQSRDGGFNLVEVQGLKVRVSDANCPDRECVKRGWLTSPGDQAVCLPHRLVVRIEGDGDELDGLSQ
- a CDS encoding FAD:protein FMN transferase, whose protein sequence is MRRSYLLTAVLALLALAGLAISGARRDLPWEEREVFAMDTLMRLKVQSDDPKVLDRMEEEIRRLEGLLSAHVPTSEVSILSSTGALKASPETEQVLRLSIQVAQGTHGAFDPTIGALSRLWGIGTEEARVPSREEILRALETVDYRTLRYLGDHRFSLSAGRLDLGGIAKGFAGDRLVELLASMGIRRAVMDLGGNVVVFGPPPKAVWRIGIQHPDRPRGEVLGVLELPERRAAVVTSGVYERYFERDGVRYHHILDPSTGEPARSGLMAVSVACSSSALADGLSTALFVAGPERGMEILSRHRCQAIFVTEDRRVLITPQLAPRFSLRDRSFRVEVLR